The genomic stretch ACTTTACTCGCTTATTCATGTAGTGGTCTTTATCATCAGCATCAAGCTCTCCTGAACTAACTAAGATATACTGTTTGATGAGCTTGCAGAGATTATATGCTTTGAACAGCCGATCTTCTTTCACAATTCCCAAATGAGGTAAGAGATACTTATCCAAAATTTCACGCATACGTTCAACACGGATCTCCTTTGATTGGGTAATTCCTATTCTTTTTGCAATATAGTCCAAGGCATCATCTTCAGATTTGATATCGACAAATTCGTAGAGGTTAATGAACACTTCATCGTTCTTTTTTGGTGTGATAAAGCGCATGATCTCTTCATCTTTTAAGAGACCTAAGGCCTTGATAATGACAATTGCAGGAATTCTTCTCACGCGAGTAAATGAAAGATAAAAAAGACCATCCTTCATTTTTTCAACGGTATGGGGAATCTTAAAGGAACCGCGCTCTGAGAATAATCTTCCGACAAACAGGGACGGGCCAACAGAACTCTCTTCGACAAGCAGTTTGTTCGGAGAAAGGTCTTCGACATCAATAAGCACCTTTTCTGTGCCATTAATAATAAAATAACCACCAAGATCATCAGGATCTTCACCTTTTTCAATAAGCTCTTCTTTGCTTAACTTATTAAGATGGCAGTATTTTGACTTTAACATGATGGGAAGGCTTCCAATTTGTGTGGTAAAGGATTCCCGCTGTGCGCCATTAATGTGTGCACTAATATCGATATAGATAGGAGCAGCATAGGTTATCTTTCGTAGTCGTGCTTCAATAGGATAAATTGCTCGCTTAGATCCATCTGCTTCAGTAATCTCGGGCTTGGTCACCCAAATCTTATCAAAGCGAATCTTAAATTCTTCGATGTTGTGAGGGATGATGGTTGGTTCAACTTCTCTATTTTCGTTAATGATTCTTTGGAGTTCATGGTCGATAAATTCATTAAAGGAACGGATATCAGAATCAACAAAGCTCTGTTCTTCAAAGTATTTCTTAACTAAGAGTTTCGCATTAATCATTAACCACACCTCGGTAAAACTGGGTTGGCCCTGTGGAAGGATTCATCCGCGTAATCTTAATCACATCACCTGTTTCGACATTCAGATCAGTAAGGGCAGCATCGGATTTCAGGATTTTGGGCAACTCTCGAAGAGAAATATTGTACCGTTCAAAAAGCTCTTTTTTTTCTTTTTCAGAAAGTTTGGTGTGTTTTGGCATCAACACGTGTTCTTTTATGGTAATGGTTTTTTTCATGGTATGATACCCTTCACGATTACGGGCCGGACGAGACTTTCCCGCAGTAGGCTAGGCCTACCTTGTTTCGAACTCGCGACCACCTGATTAAAAGTCAGGTGCTCTACCAGCCTGAGCTACCGGCCCTTTCTCTTGCTTTTTCAGAAACAAAGACGCCCTGGCCGGGATTTTCGATTCAAAGGTTTTCGAACCCGGGTCGAAGCCGCGACAGGGCTTCATGATAGGTTTCTCCCAAAAAAAGCAATTTTTGAGATTGTTTAGTTGGTCCGAGCTACACTACCAGGGCATTTTTGCTTCAAATGGCATAGATTTCTCTTTTGGTTAAAATACACGCTTATTAAGGCCGCGTTTGACCAAAGAAAGACTTTCCTGCCATATCCCTTGAAATTGTTTTCCATTTAAAAAGCTTGCGATTTTGTGGAGAGATTTATAGTCGAGAAAGAAAACAGTTGCTCCAAGGATAAGGAAAAACCTAAATCCTTAAAAACTTTTTCATTTTGTACGCTGTCTGAATACCATGCATACTGAAACCCTTATTTTAGTCGATGAACATGACCAAGTTATTGGTTATGGAGAGAAAATGGCTGTCCATCGTGAGGGCAGGCTTCATAGGGCATTTTCTCTTTTTGTAATCAATGAAAAAAAAGAACTCATGCTGCAACAGCGTGCATTGGGGAAATACCATTCTGGCGGGTTATGGACCAATACCTGCTGTAGTCATCCGCGACCCGACGAAACAATATCTTTGGCAGCTCATCGAAGACTACCAGAGGAAATGGGATTTGATTGTGATCTCCACGAGCTTTGTTCCTTTACCTATGAGGTAAAGTTTCCCAATGGATTGCAGGAGCACGAATTTCTTCATGTCTTGGTTGGTCATTATAACGGAAAGCCAGTGTTGAATAACGAGGAAGCTGAAGACTGGAAATGGGCAAGTTTTTCATGGTTGCAAAAAGATATCGTTCTTCATCCTGAGCACTACACCGCGTGGTTTCTCATTGCATTTCCGCGAGTCGTACAAGCATTAAGGAGCAGGTAGACTTCTTTTAACTTAGATAACTGTTGCGTCCAGCGTCCCAACTGGTTACGCTCGGTTGACATGCAAGGAAGAGCATGAAGCTCTTCGGCGCGGTGACGGTAAGTAGACGTATTCTTTTATAAGAGCTAGTATAATTGTAAGAAGAGAAATCCCCGTGGCCGGATTCGAACCAGCAACCTTCCGGGATCAGCTGACTTATGATCATCCAAGGTTCATACCTCGTCGATAAGTGAAGACATCTACAGCCGAACGCTCTGCCGTTGAGCTACACGGGGCTATTGAAAAGAAACATGGACTTGTTTATAAAGATTATGTTCTTGGTTCTGTTTCTAGGACGAGAAGTGTTTACTGGATAACAACGGTTGTGGTTGCCTTATTATTCTCTCGAGAAGACTCTTCAAAGGCCCGATGTTTTACGATTGCTGCAGTAACAACATAATTTCCCGGTTCGGTGTAGGTGTGTGTGGTATCAAAGGTGTACACCTTTTTTGGCTTGAGTCCATGGATATCTTGCACGACATCAACAGAGCCATCACCATACTGAAATTGAACATCGAGGGTTTCATCAAGAATATCATTGCCGTTGTTTTCTATCTGGAATTGAAAGGTTACTGGTACACCAACACGCTGTATGTTTGTTGTTGCCCACAGCTCTCGAGCTATAAGATCAACATGGTCTGCATTGAGGTTTTGAGAAAAGGCCATTCCGGTCAGTTGAATGGTTCCGTTTTTGAGAGAGAGCGATGCTACGAGGATAAGTAATCCAAATGCAAGAAGAGCAAGTACCGTGCGTTGCATAACCGCTGACTCTTTTACTTGTTTTACCATACCATTCTTGGAGGAGAAAGAGTATTTAAAGGTTTCTAAAATGCCTGGCAAAATCTTACCTTATCTGCTCGAATCTGCCTGACGTTCTACTTCAAGCTTTTTTGCAATAGCATTGCTCGAATGGCTTAATTGGTAAGCCGCAGTGATCTCATCAGCTAATGCTGAGGCAGCAGGAGTCTTACTATTAAAAGAACGATGAAACGCTCCCTGGCTCATGTGACGAAGAGCCTTATCGATGCGACGCTGTGGAGAACATTCAACAGCTTTTGGATAACGTGCACCACCATATTCAATGGTAACAATTTCTTCACGTTGCGCACTATTTTCAAGTGCCTTGGTGAATACGTCAATAGGGTTTTTCTTCAATTTTTGCTCGATCTGCAAGAATGCCTGCTCAACAAGATCGTAAGCAGTGTGATATTTTCCTGTTGATGGCCCAGATGTCTTAAAATGTTTTTTTCCTTTATGACCTGGAACCATGATTTTGTTAATGAGTCGCTCAACAATGAAAATCTTTGATTTGTGAAACCGATTCCCTGCATATCTCCCACAGCTTCTTGGGACAAGAGGACCCTCAAGGTTAAGGTAGCGCTGGAGCCCTTTATCTGCAACAGTAATTCCCTCACAGGACCATCGATTAAATACTTTTTGAGATTCCATTTTATCTTTATCGGGTTTACTTTCTTGCCTTTTCTAACTTACCAGCAAGAAGTGCTACTAATGATTGATCGTTTACTTTGATAATCTGCCATCGTACACCAGGAATGTCGCCTTTTGCTTTTCCCATCTTCCCACCAATACATTCTACGATAACTTCATCGTGTTCATCAACAAGCTTGGTTGCTCCATCTCCCGGTACAAACGCAGTGATCTGTTTTCCG from Candidatus Woesearchaeota archaeon encodes the following:
- a CDS encoding DNA-directed RNA polymerase subunit B'', translated to MINAKLLVKKYFEEQSFVDSDIRSFNEFIDHELQRIINENREVEPTIIPHNIEEFKIRFDKIWVTKPEITEADGSKRAIYPIEARLRKITYAAPIYIDISAHINGAQRESFTTQIGSLPIMLKSKYCHLNKLSKEELIEKGEDPDDLGGYFIINGTEKVLIDVEDLSPNKLLVEESSVGPSLFVGRLFSERGSFKIPHTVEKMKDGLFYLSFTRVRRIPAIVIIKALGLLKDEEIMRFITPKKNDEVFINLYEFVDIKSEDDALDYIAKRIGITQSKEIRVERMREILDKYLLPHLGIVKEDRLFKAYNLCKLIKQYILVSSGELDADDKDHYMNKRVKLSGDLLADLLRVNLKVLIGDMLYNFQRIVKRGKFPSIKVVIRDKLLTSRIYSSMATGVWIGGRKGISQRIQRLNFLETLSHLQRVVSPLSTTQENFEARELHPTHLGRLCPIETPEGTNIGLRKNLSLLAEVSGDSDEDEVIKYLKEIGLNPVH
- a CDS encoding DNA-directed RNA polymerase subunit H; translation: MKKTITIKEHVLMPKHTKLSEKEKKELFERYNISLRELPKILKSDAALTDLNVETGDVIKITRMNPSTGPTQFYRGVVND
- the idi gene encoding isopentenyl-diphosphate Delta-isomerase, translating into MHTETLILVDEHDQVIGYGEKMAVHREGRLHRAFSLFVINEKKELMLQQRALGKYHSGGLWTNTCCSHPRPDETISLAAHRRLPEEMGFDCDLHELCSFTYEVKFPNGLQEHEFLHVLVGHYNGKPVLNNEEAEDWKWASFSWLQKDIVLHPEHYTAWFLIAFPRVVQALRSR
- a CDS encoding 30S ribosomal protein S7 (binds directly to 16S rRNA where it nucleates assembly of the head domain of the 30S subunit), with the protein product MESQKVFNRWSCEGITVADKGLQRYLNLEGPLVPRSCGRYAGNRFHKSKIFIVERLINKIMVPGHKGKKHFKTSGPSTGKYHTAYDLVEQAFLQIEQKLKKNPIDVFTKALENSAQREEIVTIEYGGARYPKAVECSPQRRIDKALRHMSQGAFHRSFNSKTPAASALADEITAAYQLSHSSNAIAKKLEVERQADSSR